One genomic region from Quercus robur chromosome 4, dhQueRobu3.1, whole genome shotgun sequence encodes:
- the LOC126722125 gene encoding uncharacterized protein LOC126722125: MNALKGRVSTDLDDLVNRTDSPFTTSVNSFPLPSKFRMPQIESYDGVKDPLDHLETFKTLMHLQGVPNEIMCRAFPTTLKGPARVWFNRLTPSSINTFKELSAQFTSHFIGGHRYKRSTACLMSIKQREDETLRAYITHFNKEALSINEADNKILVAAFTSGLRKGKFLFSLYKNDPKTMTDVLYRATKYMNAEDALLAREEKPKKRERQEDTRQDRGRKVARIGDQRDEKRPRPPTGRFTNFTLLTALIDKGALTFPGKLKGDPNKRPRDKYCHFHRDHGHDTANCYGLKQQIEALIRQGKLHRFVSRERTDPPQEQAPRRENEHPRPPIGDIRMIVGGTTVAESSKKAHKTYLKMVHSVQLTRSIPKMPRIDNPVIGFSEDDAQKLHHPHDDAQRLHHPHDHALVVSLQIGDYNMHRVLVDNGSSVDILYYPAFQQMRIDKERLTPTNAPLMGFWGKKVFPLGAITLVVTAGDYPQQITKERALAEPVEELEEVRLNDTRPEQTINICTLASWPVRQTITTFLRDNQDMFTWSHEDMPGIDPSVMVHKLNVSPSFPPIRQKKRVFAQERDKAIAEETRKLLEAGFVREVYYPDWLANVVMVKRANGN; the protein is encoded by the exons atgaatgccctcaagggacgagtatccACTGATCTTGATGACCTAGTAAACAGAACTGACTCACCATTCACTACGTCCGTCAACTCATTCCCCCTACCATCGAAATTCCGCATGCCTCAGATTGAAAGCTacgacggggtcaaggaccccctcgaTCATCTAGAGACTttcaagaccctaatgcaccttcaaggggtaCCAAAcgagatcatgtgtagggcattcccgACGACACTGAAGGGCCCTGCGAGGGTTTGGTTTAATAGATTGACACCAAGCTCCATCAATACTTTCAAGGAGTTGAGCGCCCAGTTCACCTCGCACTTCATAGGCGGACATCGGTACAAAAGGTCCACCGCGTGCTTAATGAGCatcaagcagcgagaagacgagACACTGCGGGCCTACATAACTCATTTCAACAAGGAAGCCCTTTCAATTAACGAAGCTGACAATAAGATACTCGTAGCTGCATTTACTAGCGGGCTacggaagggtaagtttttgttttctttatacaagAATGACCCGAAGACCATGACAGACGTGCTCTACAGAGCTACCAAAtacatgaatgcagaagatgcattGCTAGCCCGCGAAGAGAAGCCtaagaagagggagagacagGAGGACACGCGACAAGACAGAGGGCGAAAGGTTGCTAGAATCGGAGATCAACGAGATGAAAAGCGCCCTAGACCCCCCACTGGAAGGTTCACCAATTTCACTCTATTAACCGCCTTGATCGATAAAGGAGCACTGACGTTCCCTGGTAAATTAAAGggagatcccaacaaaaggCCAAGGGACAAGTATTGTCACTTTCACCGAGACCACGGGCATGACACAGCCAACTGCTACGGCCTAAAACAGCAGATTGaggcccttatcagacaagggAAGCTACATAGGTTCGTCAGTAGGGAAAGAACCGATCCGCCGCAGGAACAGGCCCCACGACGGGAGAACGAGCACCCTAGACCACCTATAGGGGACATAAGAATGATCGTAGGGGGTACAACCGTAGCCGAATCTTCCAAAAAAGCCCACAAAACCTACCTCAAGATGGTCCATAGCGTCCAACTTACAAGATCCATACCCAAGATGCCGCGAATAGATAACCCTGTTATCGGATTTTCAGAGGATGACgctcagaaacttcatcatcctCATGACGACGCACAGAGACTTCATCATCCTCATGACCACGCACTTGTGGTCAGCTTGCAAATAGGGGATTATAACATGCATCGGGTCCTCGTCGACAACGGCAGCTCAGTAGACATCCTGTACTATCCAGCATTCCAGCAAATGAGAATTGACAAGGAACGGTTGACGCCAACGAATGCCCCACTCATGGGATTTTGGGGAAAGAAGGTGTTCCCTTTGGGCGCAATAACACTAGTTGTGACGGCAGGTGACTATCCTCAGCAGATCACTAAAGAG CGAGCATTAGCAGAGCCAGTTGAAGAGCTAGAAGAGGTGAGACTTAATGACACGAGGCCTGAACAGACGATTAATATTTGCACACTAGCCAGTTGGCCAGTACGCCAAACGATCACGACTTTCCTCAGAGATAACCAAGACATGTTCACCtggagtcatgaagacatgccaggaatcgacccCTCAGTCATGGTCCACAAGTTAAATGTGTCGCCCTCATTCCCTCCAATTCGGCAAAAGAAACGAGTTTTCGCCCAGGAGCGGGACAAGGCCATAGCCGAGGAGACTCGAAAATTACTAGAGGCAGGTTTCGTCCGGGAAGTATACTACCCCGACTGGTTGGCAAACGTTGTTATGGTTAAAAGGGCCAACGGAAATTGA